The proteins below are encoded in one region of Desulfovibrio sp. JC022:
- a CDS encoding glycosyltransferase family 2 protein yields the protein MTLLSIIIPNYNYGHFADRFYGSLAAQTMSLAETEIIFVDDGSSDDSLEQACKWAGILECREFKILTPPRAGRPGPVRNHGLEQATGKYLLCFDPDDEFQPEFLKNCIYFLESNPIFSVVYSDYLETSPDKSFHRFLPDFSPRHLRTQNTVATAALYRRELWDGGVRYRDNTVYEDWDYWVQCLMAGGKFKHIDQPLYIHHVHETNFSHQAEKEDGAAKARIVLNNPGFFHQSVAQWAADHLRGRAHAPSFQRGYIPTAEDLLKLSDMIKIGGI from the coding sequence ATGACTCTGCTTTCTATCATCATACCCAATTATAATTACGGACATTTTGCCGATCGTTTTTATGGTTCTCTGGCAGCGCAGACCATGTCTCTTGCTGAGACGGAAATCATTTTTGTGGATGATGGCAGTAGCGATGATTCCCTTGAACAGGCCTGCAAATGGGCTGGTATACTCGAGTGCCGGGAATTCAAAATTCTTACTCCGCCGAGGGCCGGCAGGCCCGGTCCGGTGCGCAATCACGGTCTGGAGCAGGCCACGGGTAAATATCTGCTCTGTTTTGATCCTGATGATGAGTTTCAGCCGGAGTTTTTGAAGAATTGTATTTATTTTTTGGAATCCAATCCGATTTTTTCTGTCGTTTACAGTGATTATCTTGAAACCAGTCCGGATAAGTCGTTTCACCGCTTCCTGCCGGATTTCAGCCCCCGGCATTTGCGGACTCAGAATACCGTTGCAACAGCCGCACTTTATCGTCGGGAGTTATGGGACGGAGGAGTCCGCTACCGGGACAACACCGTTTATGAGGATTGGGATTACTGGGTGCAATGTTTGATGGCCGGAGGCAAATTTAAACATATTGACCAGCCGCTCTACATTCATCATGTGCACGAAACCAATTTTTCCCACCAAGCGGAAAAAGAGGACGGCGCAGCCAAGGCCCGCATTGTTTTGAATAATCCCGGCTTTTTTCATCAGTCAGTAGCTCAGTGGGCCGCTGACCATTTGCGTGGGCGTGCCCATGCTCCTTCTTTTCAGCGCGGCTATATCCCCACAGCCGAGGACCTCCTGAAGCTGTCAGATATGATTAAGATCGGCGGGATATAA
- a CDS encoding GlxA family transcriptional regulator — MNVAVLAYDDCLVSAVSGVLEILSIANSLPREYGGKNQFSGLEIVSPHGKDVIGYVGISLSVSVGIADVKPDILVIPPVFGDIEVLLEDVPLIERITDLGRGGTVLASACAGSFLMARAGLLDGKPATTHWKLAPDFKARFERVDLQPRRMLIDGGSYICAGGAMAWQDLALHIVARFMGREISSACAKMLVMDSTRDVQTPYFMFESKSEENGFADKEILKVQKWMQGNYQLTASIQVLSEKAGLGERTFLRRFKRATGLTPNNYLQQLRVEAARHLLEVSSKGVDEITTAVGYDNPSSFRRLFKRMTGLNPREYRSRFSRVG, encoded by the coding sequence ATGAATGTTGCAGTTCTTGCTTATGATGATTGTCTGGTCAGTGCAGTTTCCGGGGTGCTGGAGATTTTGAGTATCGCTAATTCCCTGCCACGCGAGTACGGTGGCAAAAATCAATTCAGCGGTTTGGAAATAGTCAGCCCACATGGGAAAGATGTAATCGGATATGTGGGAATATCTTTGTCGGTCAGCGTGGGGATCGCGGATGTTAAGCCCGATATACTGGTCATTCCACCTGTTTTTGGTGATATCGAGGTCTTGCTGGAAGACGTTCCGCTCATAGAGCGCATTACCGATCTTGGAAGGGGAGGCACTGTCTTAGCTTCAGCTTGTGCCGGATCATTTCTCATGGCCCGAGCAGGATTGCTGGACGGCAAGCCTGCCACAACTCATTGGAAGCTGGCCCCGGATTTTAAAGCCCGTTTTGAAAGGGTAGACTTGCAGCCCCGGCGTATGCTTATCGATGGGGGAAGCTATATTTGTGCCGGGGGGGCCATGGCTTGGCAGGATCTTGCCCTGCACATTGTGGCCCGCTTTATGGGTCGGGAAATTTCATCAGCCTGTGCAAAAATGCTGGTTATGGATTCCACCCGTGATGTACAGACTCCCTATTTTATGTTTGAGAGCAAGTCAGAAGAAAATGGTTTTGCAGACAAGGAAATTCTCAAGGTGCAGAAGTGGATGCAGGGAAATTATCAACTTACTGCATCAATTCAAGTCCTCTCTGAGAAAGCAGGGCTTGGTGAGAGAACATTCCTGCGTCGTTTCAAGCGTGCAACTGGCCTGACTCCCAATAATTATCTCCAGCAACTACGTGTTGAGGCTGCCCGTCATCTGCTTGAAGTCAGTTCCAAGGGGGTAGATGAGATTACCACTGCGGTCGGTTATGACAATCCTTCATCGTTCAGGAGGCTTTTTAAGCGGATGACCGGCTTGAATCCTCGCGAATATCGCAGTCGTTTCAGCAGAGTGGGGTAG
- a CDS encoding DUF4198 domain-containing protein, with the protein MFKKLLSFFLVFSVLVPAAASAHSLYIQAGRYHVAEGKNSPLFFCYGHHVPVDDAVRMKKLNHITVQKPDSKTYGIKLRDEKSLHSYVIDYDMPGTFVLTAATNPGHFTTWLDEKGRKRHSIKPMSSVADRASKIVSSLRSSQWTKTYVVCENPSAVFPAAVGMPMELVPAKDVSMLKKGDLLEMQVYMDGKPYHGDGYWDATYNGFSTQAEDMYIQRQEISDGKIKLTIDVTGRWFVRFFTKKKPAKASPDFLQEKKTATLVFEVPNERIRPKLDSH; encoded by the coding sequence ATGTTTAAAAAATTGCTCTCATTCTTTTTGGTTTTCAGTGTACTCGTTCCTGCTGCGGCTTCAGCCCATTCCTTGTATATTCAGGCTGGGCGGTATCATGTTGCTGAAGGTAAAAACTCTCCGCTCTTTTTCTGCTACGGACACCATGTCCCGGTTGATGATGCCGTGCGTATGAAAAAACTTAATCACATTACAGTGCAGAAACCTGATTCCAAGACCTATGGAATCAAACTGCGGGATGAAAAGTCCCTGCATTCCTACGTAATTGATTACGACATGCCCGGAACATTTGTTTTGACCGCTGCCACTAACCCTGGTCATTTTACAACATGGCTGGATGAGAAGGGCCGTAAACGTCATTCCATCAAGCCCATGAGCAGCGTGGCAGACCGGGCCTCGAAGATTGTATCCAGTCTGCGCAGCAGTCAGTGGACCAAAACTTACGTGGTCTGCGAAAATCCTTCCGCAGTGTTCCCGGCAGCTGTGGGCATGCCCATGGAGCTGGTCCCTGCAAAGGATGTGTCCATGCTCAAGAAAGGTGATCTGCTGGAGATGCAGGTCTACATGGACGGAAAACCCTATCATGGCGATGGCTATTGGGATGCAACCTATAATGGTTTTTCCACTCAGGCTGAGGATATGTATATCCAGCGTCAGGAGATTTCAGATGGCAAAATCAAGCTGACTATAGATGTGACCGGAAGATGGTTTGTCCGTTTCTTCACCAAGAAGAAGCCGGCAAAAGCAAGCCCAGATTTCTTACAGGAGAAGAAAACCGCAACTTTGGTTTTTGAAGTGCCTAACGAGCGTATACGGCCAAAACTTGATAGTCATTAA
- a CDS encoding M15 family metallopeptidase gives MLSVKKVVMFVILITLFPAAAVCGGSDLPDEFCYLDQMIPDAVYDVRYFGRNNFVGERIDGYHVPRVILTREAAAALAGVQQDLVPFGLGVKIFDGYRPQDAVLHFVRWAENLGDTRMKQQYYPDVQKKNLFRDGYIAAKSGHSRGSTVDLTIIDLKTGQELDMGTGFDFFGPKSWPDNKEMGIQVRANRALLREVMVRNGFKPLKEEWWHFTLEFEPFAETYFNFPIK, from the coding sequence ATGCTAAGTGTAAAGAAAGTTGTGATGTTTGTTATACTGATTACGCTGTTCCCGGCTGCTGCTGTATGCGGTGGAAGTGATTTGCCGGATGAATTTTGTTATCTGGATCAAATGATTCCTGATGCGGTATATGATGTCCGCTATTTCGGTCGTAATAATTTTGTTGGCGAACGTATTGACGGTTACCATGTTCCGCGCGTTATTCTGACCCGCGAAGCCGCAGCGGCACTTGCCGGGGTGCAGCAGGACCTTGTTCCGTTCGGGCTGGGGGTTAAGATTTTTGACGGCTACCGGCCACAGGATGCAGTGCTTCATTTTGTGCGTTGGGCCGAGAATCTTGGCGATACCCGCATGAAGCAGCAATACTACCCGGATGTGCAGAAAAAGAATTTGTTTCGCGACGGGTACATAGCAGCAAAATCCGGCCATTCTCGGGGGTCCACAGTGGACCTGACTATTATTGATCTCAAGACCGGACAGGAACTGGATATGGGCACGGGCTTTGATTTTTTTGGTCCCAAGTCGTGGCCTGACAATAAAGAAATGGGCATTCAAGTGCGGGCCAACCGTGCCCTGCTGCGTGAGGTTATGGTCCGAAACGGGTTTAAGCCTTTGAAAGAAGAGTGGTGGCATTTTACCCTTGAGTTTGAACCTTTTGCTGAGACCTATTTTAATTTTCCGATAAAGTAG
- a CDS encoding methyltransferase: MNYPKPEQDFSPVHNLIIQSVSSQVVMEAVNFKLFDTLELKPASVKGLAEYFEFDELKLGSMLDLLESCDLVQNEQGLYSNTHLATEYLVSTSPLYQGLAMGLTMDFCSEVIRDMGELLKGKKSQRDDSDKKWAATDAMEGTAQESLSGGLHTTVDAICELPGFHDFKLMGDLGGNHGNYTMSVLARNPQLEGVVLDLPHVAPLAEQRCRDNGFDKRVRGMAVDMREEELPLLDFDLIFASHVLYACRGNLTPVLKKIAKSIRPGGWFCANHYAKTGSPMSTQTIASLEVITTFAGYFSHFIEPDVLEKELAECGFGNFHRTWSDSNKGILLVSAQKIG, from the coding sequence ATGAATTATCCCAAGCCTGAACAAGATTTTTCCCCGGTACATAATTTGATTATCCAGAGCGTTTCTTCACAGGTAGTGATGGAAGCGGTCAATTTCAAACTTTTTGATACTCTTGAATTGAAGCCTGCCAGTGTGAAGGGCTTGGCTGAATATTTTGAATTTGATGAATTGAAATTAGGATCTATGTTGGATCTGCTTGAATCTTGCGATCTGGTGCAGAATGAGCAGGGGCTTTACTCCAACACCCACCTTGCCACTGAATATCTGGTTAGCACTTCTCCTTTGTATCAGGGCTTGGCCATGGGTTTGACCATGGATTTTTGTTCTGAAGTAATCCGGGATATGGGCGAACTGCTTAAGGGTAAGAAAAGCCAACGGGATGACAGCGATAAAAAATGGGCCGCCACAGATGCTATGGAAGGGACGGCTCAGGAATCACTTAGCGGCGGACTGCACACGACTGTTGATGCCATATGCGAACTTCCCGGCTTCCATGATTTTAAACTTATGGGCGACCTTGGCGGTAATCACGGAAATTATACTATGTCTGTGCTTGCCCGAAATCCGCAACTGGAGGGAGTTGTTCTAGATTTGCCCCATGTGGCTCCTTTGGCCGAGCAGCGTTGTCGGGACAATGGGTTCGATAAGCGTGTGCGCGGTATGGCAGTTGATATGCGCGAAGAGGAACTTCCGCTACTTGATTTTGACCTTATCTTTGCTTCCCACGTGCTTTATGCCTGCCGAGGGAATCTGACCCCTGTGCTGAAAAAAATTGCAAAATCCATCAGGCCCGGCGGGTGGTTTTGCGCCAATCATTACGCCAAGACTGGCAGCCCCATGTCTACTCAGACCATAGCTTCGCTGGAAGTTATTACAACCTTTGCCGGATATTTTTCCCATTTTATTGAACCGGATGTTCTTGAGAAGGAGTTGGCGGAGTGCGGATTTGGAAATTTTCACAGGACGTGGAGTGATTCAAATAAGGGTATACTGCTGGTTTCTGCCCAGAAGATTGGATAG
- a CDS encoding HAD-IIIA family hydrolase has protein sequence MKYILLDRDGTIIEDKHYLCDPEGVELCPNAGQGLKAMQDAGYGLIVVTNQSGIGRGYYTTSDMEAVNTRMAQLLAGDGIEFKAVYHCPHAPDQKCDCRKPAPGMFDQAISEFGMNPEDCFVIGDKICDVELGMARKARSILVRTGKGLKEEPDCIGKAAYIADDLLDASEYIKRAIDE, from the coding sequence ATGAAGTATATTTTGCTGGACCGTGACGGGACTATTATTGAGGACAAGCATTACCTATGCGACCCGGAAGGCGTTGAATTATGCCCTAACGCCGGACAGGGACTAAAAGCCATGCAGGATGCAGGATACGGACTGATCGTGGTAACAAACCAGTCCGGAATTGGCCGGGGATATTACACCACTTCGGACATGGAAGCAGTGAATACCCGCATGGCTCAACTTCTGGCCGGAGACGGCATTGAATTCAAGGCCGTATACCATTGTCCGCATGCACCGGACCAGAAATGCGATTGCCGTAAACCCGCGCCCGGCATGTTTGATCAAGCTATTTCCGAGTTCGGTATGAATCCAGAAGACTGTTTTGTCATTGGTGATAAAATTTGTGATGTGGAGCTGGGCATGGCCCGCAAGGCCCGCTCAATTCTGGTCCGTACCGGGAAGGGGCTGAAAGAAGAGCCGGATTGCATCGGCAAGGCTGCCTACATCGCTGACGACCTGCTTGATGCATCAGAATATATTAAAAGGGCCATCGATGAATAA
- a CDS encoding multidrug resistance efflux transporter family protein, with protein sequence MQIILTGILAALFFSTTFVLNRAMSLEGGHWVWSASLRYFWMLGFLFIGLGLFRRELLVRSFKLYLNHLKFWTLAGGVGFGVFYALITFSASYTPGWVVAATWQTTILATPLVLLGFGKKIPLRAMLLTLIIFAGVLLVNIESMEQSSLNAVLLGAIPVFVAAFAYPFGNQLVWEARNGGSGRIPALADPAMDDPFCRVLLLTLGSLPLWLVLILFTQPPLPQSGQIFNTALVAIFSGIAATSLFLYARHKARNAAELAAADCTQSMEVLFSLGGEVVLLHGILPGMLGWSGIGLTMLGLVLYIRVQNVR encoded by the coding sequence ATGCAGATTATCCTGACCGGAATCCTTGCTGCTTTGTTTTTCAGTACCACCTTTGTACTCAATCGGGCCATGAGCCTTGAGGGCGGACATTGGGTCTGGTCGGCAAGTCTGCGTTATTTCTGGATGTTGGGATTTCTTTTTATTGGCCTCGGTCTATTTCGTCGTGAGCTGCTGGTTCGTTCATTCAAACTTTACCTGAATCATTTGAAGTTCTGGACCCTTGCGGGCGGAGTGGGCTTCGGAGTTTTTTATGCTTTGATCACCTTCAGTGCGTCCTATACTCCGGGCTGGGTAGTTGCAGCTACTTGGCAGACTACCATTCTTGCCACGCCGTTGGTTTTATTGGGGTTTGGCAAAAAGATCCCCTTGCGGGCAATGTTGCTGACTCTGATAATTTTCGCCGGGGTGCTGCTGGTAAATATTGAAAGTATGGAGCAAAGTTCGTTGAACGCAGTCCTGCTGGGAGCAATCCCGGTGTTCGTGGCTGCTTTTGCCTACCCTTTCGGGAACCAGCTGGTCTGGGAAGCACGTAATGGCGGCAGCGGGCGTATTCCCGCGCTGGCAGATCCGGCCATGGATGATCCTTTCTGCCGGGTTCTGCTTTTGACTCTCGGTTCCCTGCCGCTCTGGCTTGTATTGATTCTTTTCACCCAGCCTCCCTTGCCGCAAAGCGGACAGATATTTAATACCGCTTTAGTGGCTATATTTTCCGGCATTGCCGCGACCAGTCTGTTTCTTTACGCCCGGCACAAGGCCCGGAACGCAGCAGAACTGGCCGCAGCAGATTGCACCCAGTCCATGGAAGTTCTTTTCTCTCTGGGCGGGGAAGTTGTGCTTCTGCACGGAATCCTGCCCGGAATGCTGGGTTGGTCCGGTATCGGGCTGACCATGCTGGGACTAGTGCTATATATCCGGGTTCAGAATGTGCGCTAA
- a CDS encoding VacJ family lipoprotein: MRKLFSFILLFLLLQGCATISKNDPSLNLKPQGFIAPVSHAPIAGQHKTKNADLDFLDVYDPWDSMNRHIYSFNARFDRAIYLPAVDVYTTVLPSPVRTGVTNAVNNLNEVKSFTNGILQFNGDKTARAFSRFMINSSVGLLGLFDVATMWDLKRMETGFADTLGVWGVPPGPYVVLPLLGPSSVRDSGGSLGDFALLWYEMNWVYDLAGVEEGRTAIGIGESTVRGLSLRANVPFRYYQTGSPFEYDLVRFLYTKKRELDMEREELGSSTEGKPYMKKKFDTPRRNREPQKQ, encoded by the coding sequence ATGAGAAAATTATTCAGCTTCATTCTACTCTTTCTCCTGCTGCAAGGGTGCGCCACCATCAGCAAAAACGATCCGTCACTAAACTTGAAACCGCAAGGGTTCATTGCCCCGGTCTCCCATGCCCCCATAGCTGGACAGCACAAAACAAAGAATGCAGATTTGGATTTTCTTGATGTCTATGACCCGTGGGATTCCATGAACCGCCACATTTATTCTTTCAACGCCCGCTTTGACCGCGCTATCTACCTTCCGGCAGTGGATGTTTATACCACGGTCCTGCCTTCCCCGGTACGCACGGGCGTGACCAATGCGGTCAACAACCTGAATGAAGTAAAGTCTTTCACCAACGGAATTCTACAATTCAACGGAGACAAGACCGCACGAGCCTTTTCCCGGTTCATGATCAACTCATCTGTCGGACTGCTGGGTTTATTTGACGTAGCAACCATGTGGGATTTGAAAAGAATGGAAACCGGATTTGCGGACACCCTCGGCGTCTGGGGAGTTCCGCCCGGACCTTACGTAGTCCTGCCCCTGCTCGGACCTTCCAGCGTGAGAGACTCTGGAGGTTCACTGGGTGATTTTGCCCTGCTCTGGTACGAAATGAACTGGGTCTACGATCTTGCCGGAGTAGAGGAAGGGCGGACAGCCATCGGTATCGGGGAATCCACTGTCCGCGGACTGAGCCTGCGCGCCAATGTACCTTTCCGTTACTACCAGACCGGTTCACCATTTGAGTACGATCTGGTCCGCTTCCTCTACACCAAGAAACGCGAACTTGATATGGAACGCGAAGAACTGGGTTCCTCCACCGAGGGCAAGCCGTACATGAAAAAGAAATTTGATACCCCCCGCAGAAACCGTGAACCCCAAAAACAATAA
- a CDS encoding MarR family winged helix-turn-helix transcriptional regulator, producing the protein MPHMREFGRVLVKYNMVERKIFDFGVGVKLYPSEIHTLSAVDQLGGCGVTELARESGVTKGATSQLVSKLVKKGLLLKESDPENGSKVILRLTELGKEASDNHYKFHLDHDREFINYIRSMSEEELEMFDGICGKMNDWMDSYLK; encoded by the coding sequence ATGCCTCATATGCGTGAGTTCGGCAGGGTGCTGGTCAAGTACAATATGGTCGAGCGGAAAATTTTTGATTTTGGCGTTGGTGTAAAGCTATACCCGTCAGAAATTCATACTCTTTCCGCGGTTGATCAGTTGGGGGGCTGTGGAGTTACCGAATTGGCTCGTGAGTCCGGAGTAACCAAGGGTGCTACGTCGCAACTGGTCAGTAAATTGGTAAAAAAAGGACTGTTGCTTAAAGAGTCTGACCCGGAGAACGGCTCAAAGGTGATTTTGCGGCTGACTGAACTGGGCAAAGAGGCCAGTGATAACCACTACAAATTTCATTTGGATCATGATCGGGAATTCATCAATTATATACGTTCCATGTCAGAGGAGGAGCTTGAAATGTTCGACGGTATCTGTGGTAAAATGAATGATTGGATGGACAGTTATTTGAAATAA
- the msrB gene encoding peptide-methionine (R)-S-oxide reductase MsrB — protein MQKRTENVEIATLAGGCFWCVESDLEKVSGVIDVVSGYSGGHVEDPTYEQVSSGNSGHLEVVQVRFDPEQVSYEEILRVFLKHHDPTDPGGSFNDRGNQYTSAVFYHNDEQKKIAGQVLVKMDGAGVFERPLATKLIPFEKFYRAEEYHQDYYKKNPVRYNWYRFMSGRDSFIEEHWSGKDGRNESTGEIDGYTRPDDAQLKEILTPLQFKVVREDGTEPAFSNEFWDNHREGIYVDIVSGEPLFSSRDKFDSGTGWPSFTRPIDERGVVEKKDRSFFMTRIEVRSRKADSYLGHVFDDGPQPTGLRYCINSASLKFVPVEELEAEGYGEYLKLFK, from the coding sequence ATGCAGAAAAGAACTGAAAATGTAGAAATAGCGACCCTTGCCGGGGGATGTTTCTGGTGCGTTGAATCCGACCTTGAAAAAGTTTCCGGTGTGATTGACGTGGTTTCCGGTTATTCCGGCGGACATGTGGAAGATCCCACGTACGAGCAGGTCAGTTCCGGTAATAGCGGACACCTTGAAGTTGTTCAGGTTCGCTTTGATCCCGAGCAGGTGAGCTATGAAGAAATCCTGCGAGTTTTCCTGAAGCACCATGACCCCACTGATCCGGGCGGTTCTTTTAATGACCGTGGCAATCAATACACTTCAGCAGTGTTCTATCATAACGATGAACAGAAGAAGATTGCCGGGCAAGTGTTGGTAAAGATGGATGGGGCTGGCGTGTTTGAGCGCCCGCTGGCTACAAAACTGATTCCTTTTGAAAAGTTTTATCGGGCCGAGGAATATCATCAGGATTACTACAAGAAGAATCCTGTACGCTACAATTGGTACCGCTTCATGTCCGGTCGGGATTCATTTATCGAGGAGCATTGGAGTGGGAAAGATGGGCGTAATGAATCTACTGGTGAAATAGACGGCTACACACGTCCCGATGATGCACAGCTTAAGGAAATTCTGACTCCATTGCAATTTAAGGTGGTTCGCGAGGATGGTACCGAGCCTGCTTTCAGCAATGAATTCTGGGACAATCACCGCGAAGGAATTTACGTGGATATTGTTTCCGGTGAGCCTCTTTTCAGTTCCCGCGATAAGTTTGACTCCGGCACGGGCTGGCCCAGCTTTACCCGGCCTATTGATGAGCGGGGTGTGGTGGAAAAGAAAGATCGGTCTTTTTTCATGACCCGCATTGAGGTCCGTTCCCGCAAGGCTGATTCGTATCTGGGGCATGTTTTTGATGACGGACCCCAGCCCACAGGACTGCGCTATTGCATCAACTCCGCATCTCTTAAGTTTGTTCCGGTGGAAGAACTGGAAGCTGAGGGGTACGGAGAATATTTAAAATTGTTCAAGTAA
- a CDS encoding alpha/beta hydrolase: MKKAFMGLEKRILLFCLTLLLPLLCMVRPVSAETVQFPIADPYKATIFGTPPELMYKLKEPTKPDECEIVIEDRNIPDIFWYNEKFYYSTAMQDEEAPLLFIIAGTGSEHDSTKMRFLTQLFYEAGFHVVALSSPTHMNFVVSFSKYGAPGYVPHDVEDLYRAMKWIKADLQNDHEIRNFSITGYSLGAMHSAFLAKLDEERKDFHFRRVLMLNPPVSLYTSALRFDSWLSPENLGDKTPRQVIDDLIEAFSEIYIHSDIVDLDDNFLYALSQHTGFSDMDMRAIIAAAFRMSSSSMIFSSDVCLNAGYVVPVNKQLGTGDNLMPYTRVAAAITFEDYVDEYLLPYLQFLKPGSTKGELVQNCDLGSIKEYLSKSDKIFVLGNEDDIILNSADVDFLRKTFGQRAIFFPRGGHCGNMMFEPYARKALELIK; the protein is encoded by the coding sequence ATGAAAAAAGCATTTATGGGTCTGGAAAAACGAATTTTATTATTCTGCTTAACATTACTGCTTCCGCTGCTATGCATGGTCCGGCCTGTATCAGCCGAAACCGTGCAATTTCCCATTGCCGATCCCTATAAGGCTACTATCTTCGGCACTCCGCCGGAATTGATGTATAAATTAAAAGAGCCTACCAAACCGGATGAATGCGAAATAGTCATTGAAGACCGCAATATTCCAGATATCTTCTGGTATAATGAAAAATTTTACTATTCAACGGCCATGCAGGATGAAGAAGCTCCCCTGCTGTTCATCATTGCCGGAACAGGCTCGGAGCATGACTCCACTAAAATGCGTTTCCTGACTCAACTTTTCTACGAAGCCGGCTTTCACGTAGTCGCTCTTTCATCACCGACACATATGAATTTCGTAGTCAGTTTTTCCAAGTATGGTGCCCCAGGCTACGTCCCGCACGATGTTGAAGATTTATACCGGGCCATGAAATGGATTAAAGCCGACCTTCAAAACGACCACGAAATCAGAAATTTCAGCATCACCGGATACAGCCTCGGCGCCATGCACTCCGCATTCCTCGCCAAGTTGGATGAAGAGCGCAAGGACTTCCATTTCCGGCGGGTACTGATGCTCAATCCCCCGGTAAGTCTATACACTTCCGCATTGCGCTTTGATTCATGGCTCAGCCCGGAGAATCTCGGCGACAAGACGCCCCGGCAGGTCATTGACGATCTAATTGAAGCTTTCTCAGAGATTTATATTCATTCCGACATTGTCGACCTTGATGATAACTTTCTTTACGCCCTTTCACAGCATACTGGTTTTTCTGATATGGACATGCGGGCGATCATAGCCGCAGCATTCAGAATGTCATCGTCAAGCATGATCTTCAGTTCCGATGTCTGCCTCAACGCCGGGTATGTAGTCCCGGTAAACAAACAGCTCGGAACAGGCGATAACCTCATGCCCTATACACGGGTGGCGGCGGCCATCACCTTTGAAGATTACGTGGATGAATATCTGCTGCCCTACCTGCAATTTCTCAAGCCGGGAAGCACAAAAGGGGAACTGGTCCAAAACTGCGATCTTGGAAGTATCAAGGAATACCTGAGTAAATCGGATAAGATTTTCGTGCTGGGAAATGAAGACGATATAATTCTGAACAGCGCGGATGTGGATTTCCTGCGGAAAACCTTTGGACAGCGGGCCATTTTCTTTCCCCGAGGCGGCCACTGCGGCAATATGATGTTTGAACCATATGCCCGTAAAGCACTGGAGCTGATCAAATGA
- a CDS encoding cysteine hydrolase family protein, whose amino-acid sequence MSKKALIIIDIQNDYFPGGKFPLDNSEQAGAKAARVLDHFRKTGQPVIHIQHISVKEGAFFFLPATEGAEIHTCVKPLMNETVVLKNFPNSFRETALEDELNKLGVNELVITGMMSNMCVDATTRAAADMGYKCTVVHDACCGASLEFDGVKAGSAEVHAGFMASLGMFYAQMISAEKLIA is encoded by the coding sequence ATGAGCAAAAAAGCACTTATCATCATCGACATCCAAAACGACTATTTCCCCGGCGGAAAATTCCCCCTCGACAACAGCGAGCAGGCCGGAGCCAAGGCCGCAAGAGTACTTGACCATTTCAGGAAAACCGGACAGCCGGTAATCCACATCCAGCATATTTCTGTAAAAGAAGGAGCATTCTTCTTCCTGCCTGCAACCGAAGGAGCTGAGATTCACACGTGCGTGAAGCCACTTATGAACGAAACCGTAGTTCTCAAGAATTTCCCCAACAGCTTCCGGGAAACCGCTCTTGAGGATGAACTAAACAAACTGGGAGTAAATGAATTGGTGATAACCGGAATGATGAGTAATATGTGTGTGGACGCCACCACCCGCGCGGCTGCGGATATGGGCTACAAATGCACGGTTGTGCATGACGCATGCTGCGGGGCCAGCCTTGAATTTGACGGGGTGAAGGCGGGGTCAGCAGAAGTTCATGCCGGATTCATGGCTTCGCTTGGCATGTTCTATGCGCAGATGATCAGCGCGGAAAAACTTATCGCTTAG